The following proteins are co-located in the Candidatus Aegiribacteria sp. genome:
- a CDS encoding T9SS type A sorting domain-containing protein: protein MLGSSYDGDGASSGNVQHISGLSGTIVDGLSLDYLYNAGPDYYVDIISANGGTLLFESQDSKGRVVSYSGPSNNYRTINSAVVFGALRDGTSSKNELMGIYMDYLTGTITGIEGDDPERRTLLSFQNPCYGSININLSLPSSGNVSIAIYDTAGHLVAEISEGCLTEGEHNIVWNGSDGRQMETGTYLLLIQTEEYQISRKLLVL from the coding sequence ATGCTTGGCAGCAGCTACGATGGCGACGGAGCATCATCCGGAAATGTCCAGCACATCTCGGGTCTTTCAGGAACCATAGTCGATGGGTTATCTCTTGATTACCTGTACAACGCCGGACCGGATTATTATGTGGATATCATCTCAGCGAACGGAGGAACTCTCCTGTTTGAATCACAGGATTCAAAGGGCAGAGTTGTCAGCTACAGTGGCCCTTCGAACAATTACAGAACAATCAATTCGGCTGTTGTTTTTGGAGCTCTTCGGGATGGAACCAGCAGCAAGAATGAACTAATGGGCATTTATATGGATTATCTTACCGGCACTATTACAGGGATTGAAGGCGATGATCCGGAACGCAGAACGTTACTCTCCTTTCAGAACCCATGCTATGGCTCGATTAACATCAATCTCTCGCTTCCCTCTTCCGGGAATGTGAGTATTGCCATTTACGACACAGCGGGGCATCTTGTCGCTGAGATTTCGGAGGGCTGCCTTACAGAAGGTGAGCATAATATCGTATGGAACGGATCGGATGGCAGGCAGATGGAAACGGGTACTTACCTGCTTCTGATTCAGACCGAAGAATATCAGATATCACGCAAACTGCTTGTTCTATGA
- a CDS encoding TlpA family protein disulfide reductase, translating to MNKRILSVLFSVLIACGLLVSCGETREEPQAVADTTEVVEHSAFVLADSACESISSCSYSFRVYGTGLYSDMPHLTGKLTGRLSDEMEAPLLRVEMGQDSTPYDSIGAELTMIRITGIDSAYAYNPSDSYLEKGSLEEGAANLMGPAAYALLNEYFLDNPFSDEIASQSVPEEGVDTVGSVACQTYMITYPGGQKARWSFGIDDHIPRRVERMMTDREGNESSRVLEVYDLDVTPEISDTVFTITPHEGTKVELYSAFLTVGTIAPLWTLTDRYGNTISLEDMKGSIVLLDFWATWCAPCIVVMPEIQAIYEKYPEEQVHVFGVNIWERADPGTFMDENDFSYGLLLEGDDVAADYKVSGIPTLYVIDKEGNIAFVEVGANPEIGEMLSSTVARLLEAE from the coding sequence ATGAACAAAAGAATACTATCCGTGCTGTTTTCTGTTCTCATTGCATGCGGGTTACTGGTATCCTGCGGTGAGACTCGTGAAGAGCCGCAGGCTGTAGCAGATACAACGGAGGTTGTTGAACACTCCGCCTTCGTGCTTGCGGACAGCGCTTGCGAATCCATCAGCAGCTGTTCGTACAGCTTCAGGGTATACGGGACGGGCTTATATTCGGATATGCCTCACCTGACGGGAAAACTGACAGGTAGATTGTCTGATGAGATGGAAGCCCCACTGCTCAGAGTTGAAATGGGGCAGGATTCAACACCTTACGACAGCATCGGCGCAGAATTGACCATGATAAGAATAACCGGTATCGACTCAGCTTATGCGTACAACCCGAGCGATAGTTATCTTGAAAAGGGTTCCCTGGAAGAGGGAGCTGCCAACCTCATGGGGCCTGCGGCTTACGCATTGCTGAACGAGTACTTCCTCGATAATCCTTTTTCTGATGAGATAGCATCGCAGTCAGTTCCGGAGGAAGGTGTGGATACAGTTGGCTCGGTTGCGTGTCAAACCTACATGATTACCTATCCAGGGGGGCAGAAGGCCAGGTGGTCCTTTGGAATTGATGATCACATTCCCAGACGTGTAGAGCGCATGATGACCGATCGTGAAGGTAATGAATCATCCAGGGTTCTGGAAGTATACGATCTTGATGTCACGCCTGAAATATCTGACACTGTCTTCACTATTACCCCCCACGAGGGCACAAAGGTAGAACTATACAGCGCCTTCCTTACCGTTGGCACAATTGCGCCACTGTGGACTCTCACAGATCGCTATGGAAACACCATATCTCTTGAGGATATGAAAGGCAGTATCGTTTTACTGGATTTCTGGGCAACATGGTGCGCCCCCTGCATAGTCGTAATGCCTGAGATTCAGGCGATATATGAGAAGTATCCGGAGGAGCAGGTACACGTGTTCGGTGTAAATATCTGGGAAAGGGCAGATCCCGGTACATTCATGGATGAAAACGATTTTTCGTACGGTCTTCTTCTTGAAGGTGATGATGTGGCCGCGGATTACAAGGTTTCTGGAATTCCCACACTCTACGTTATCGATAAGGAAGGTAACATAGCTTTCGTTGAAGTGGGAGCGAATCCTGAAATAGGTGAAATGCTGTCTTCTACTGTAGCCAGACTCCTGGAAGCTGAATAA
- a CDS encoding aminotransferase class V-fold PLP-dependent enzyme: MRDCIYGIDKEVPLLDGRHVRYVNLDNAASTPPLVNVVDGINALAPYYSSVHRGTGFKSRLCTEAYDRAHKIIAEFVGADLSTNTVIFVKNATEAINKLAHRLRCSGDHVVITTRMEHHSNDLPWRHNFRTVHVRTTRDGRLDEDHFDSLLREHKGKIALVAITGASNVTGYIQPIHHLAEKVHNAGARIMIDAAQLAPHREIDMKPDDDPGHLDFIAIAGHKMYAPYGTGALIGPRSEFLDSPPDYCGGGTVRIVTTEEIYWADLPDRDEAGSPNVMGAIAMAIAAETLMKKGMDSIAEHERKLTAYALEKLGSMNGLTVYGETNPSRASEKVGVIPFNLDETDHALVASIAGYEGGIGVRNGCFCAHPYVVSLRNLKEEDLAFRRKHCIAGDRRYMPGMVRMSFGCYSNREDIDRLIEVLEIIREKKYKGTYSQVPETGEFLPEDYKDDFTGYWKYPDSL; this comes from the coding sequence ATGCGAGATTGTATCTATGGTATCGATAAAGAAGTACCACTTCTTGATGGCAGGCATGTACGTTACGTCAACCTGGACAACGCTGCCAGTACACCACCACTGGTAAATGTTGTAGATGGCATTAACGCGCTTGCGCCTTACTATTCGAGTGTTCACAGGGGAACCGGCTTCAAATCGAGGCTTTGTACAGAAGCCTACGACAGGGCTCACAAGATAATAGCTGAGTTCGTGGGGGCGGATCTCAGCACGAATACGGTGATTTTTGTAAAAAACGCCACTGAAGCAATCAACAAACTTGCTCACCGCCTGAGATGTTCAGGAGATCACGTTGTTATTACTACGCGCATGGAACACCATTCCAACGACCTGCCCTGGAGACACAATTTCAGAACAGTCCATGTACGGACAACAAGAGACGGGCGGTTAGATGAAGATCATTTCGATTCACTTCTGCGGGAGCATAAAGGGAAAATAGCCCTTGTGGCAATAACCGGAGCCTCCAACGTTACAGGATACATTCAACCGATTCACCACCTTGCAGAGAAGGTTCATAACGCAGGCGCAAGAATTATGATCGATGCAGCACAGCTTGCTCCACACAGGGAAATCGATATGAAACCTGATGACGATCCCGGCCATCTGGATTTCATCGCTATCGCGGGGCATAAGATGTACGCCCCGTATGGAACGGGTGCCCTTATCGGCCCGAGGTCAGAGTTTCTTGACAGTCCACCAGACTATTGCGGCGGAGGTACGGTGCGCATTGTCACTACGGAAGAAATATACTGGGCTGACCTGCCTGACAGAGACGAAGCGGGAAGTCCCAATGTCATGGGAGCCATTGCAATGGCAATAGCCGCTGAGACTCTCATGAAAAAGGGAATGGACAGTATTGCGGAGCATGAGAGAAAATTAACCGCGTACGCTCTTGAAAAACTTGGTTCCATGAACGGTCTTACGGTCTACGGTGAAACAAACCCTTCCAGAGCATCAGAAAAAGTTGGAGTCATTCCATTCAATCTTGACGAGACAGATCATGCTCTTGTTGCCTCGATTGCGGGTTACGAAGGCGGAATAGGCGTAAGAAACGGATGTTTCTGCGCGCATCCATACGTTGTAAGCCTGAGAAACTTAAAAGAAGAAGACCTGGCTTTCAGAAGGAAACACTGTATCGCCGGAGACAGAAGGTATATGCCCGGCATGGTAAGGATGAGCTTCGGATGCTACAGTAACCGCGAAGACATTGACCGCCTGATTGAGGTTCTTGAAATAATAAGGGAAAAGAAGTACAAGGGAACGTACAGTCAGGTACCGGAAACAGGCGAATTCCTGCCTGAGGATTATAAGGATGATTTTACCGGTTATTGGAAGTATCCGGATTCACTCTGA
- the pepF gene encoding oligoendopeptidase F codes for MPDKLRSREDIPSEAKWNVEAIYDSDHEWEKDFRKTAIFSEDMMKWAGKLDESPGTLEAAIKEMLSQHRLIEKLFVYASMKKDEDLGNSKYSGMASRIMSRLVEVNAAHSFFTPELLLIPEDTMNSWLETIELKPYRTLLQDILRYRSHTLSKKEEELLAKTSEIVSGFSSVFGKLSNVDMPARYPEIKNENGKSVKLTNGNYSAFLQKKDRRVRKDAFLGFYGEVKGNVATKAALIEGQVKSDIFRARAKKYNSALEASLFNDIVNVSVYDSLIKSVHDNLPVLHRYFQLRKNVLGLDSTHMYDVNVPIVPESKADYNWDEAVDLTLEAVAPLGSEYVDALTQGFQNRWVDRYENKGKRSGAYSGGSYDSYPYILHNFNGTLQSVFTLAHEAGHSMHSLLSRKSQPYHMSDYKILVAEVASTTNEMLLIDLLLRRMNDDTEITYLLDHLLSKFRSTLIRQTMFAEYEKLIHEHVESGNPLTPDYLSGTYYDLVKLYHGDGFAWNNEDDLIATEWSRIPHLYYNFYVYKYATGLSAAVDISSMILAGKPGAVDNYIEFLKGGSSKPPLELLKGTGVDLSTPEPVNYALSKMKDTLGELEKLLE; via the coding sequence ATGCCGGATAAACTGAGAAGCAGAGAAGATATCCCATCCGAAGCGAAATGGAACGTGGAAGCTATTTACGATTCCGATCACGAATGGGAAAAAGACTTCAGAAAAACAGCCATCTTCAGCGAGGATATGATGAAATGGGCCGGCAAACTCGATGAATCTCCCGGAACCCTTGAAGCCGCGATTAAAGAAATGCTTTCTCAACACAGACTTATTGAAAAACTCTTCGTCTATGCCAGTATGAAGAAGGACGAAGACCTGGGAAATTCCAAATACAGCGGAATGGCTTCCAGAATCATGAGCAGGCTCGTTGAAGTTAACGCCGCTCACTCCTTCTTCACTCCCGAACTCCTGCTGATCCCCGAGGATACAATGAATTCATGGCTGGAGACAATCGAACTGAAGCCATACAGGACATTGCTTCAGGATATACTCAGGTACCGATCCCATACTCTATCGAAGAAAGAAGAAGAACTTCTCGCAAAGACCAGCGAAATCGTCAGTGGTTTCAGTTCGGTCTTCGGTAAGCTAAGCAACGTTGACATGCCGGCAAGGTACCCTGAGATCAAGAATGAGAACGGGAAGAGCGTCAAGCTTACAAACGGCAACTATAGCGCGTTTCTTCAGAAAAAGGATAGAAGGGTCAGAAAAGATGCTTTCCTTGGTTTCTACGGAGAAGTTAAGGGAAATGTGGCGACAAAAGCCGCCCTTATCGAGGGACAGGTTAAATCGGATATCTTCAGAGCAAGAGCGAAGAAGTACAATTCAGCGCTTGAGGCCTCCCTTTTCAACGATATAGTAAATGTTTCCGTATACGATTCCCTTATCAAATCAGTCCATGATAATCTGCCGGTGCTGCACAGGTATTTCCAGCTCCGTAAGAATGTTCTGGGCCTTGATTCAACACATATGTACGATGTTAATGTTCCCATTGTGCCCGAATCCAAGGCGGATTACAACTGGGACGAAGCTGTTGACCTTACCCTCGAGGCCGTTGCTCCCCTTGGCAGTGAATATGTCGATGCCCTGACTCAGGGCTTCCAGAACAGATGGGTGGACAGATACGAGAACAAAGGAAAAAGATCAGGAGCATATTCCGGAGGATCTTACGATTCGTATCCTTACATACTTCACAACTTCAATGGCACACTTCAAAGTGTATTCACTCTTGCCCATGAAGCCGGACACTCAATGCACAGCCTTCTCTCGAGGAAATCGCAGCCCTATCACATGTCCGACTACAAGATATTAGTAGCCGAAGTAGCGTCAACTACAAATGAAATGCTGCTTATAGACCTGCTTCTCAGAAGAATGAACGACGATACAGAGATAACCTATCTTCTTGATCATCTTCTCAGTAAATTCAGGTCTACTCTTATAAGACAGACGATGTTCGCAGAGTATGAAAAACTGATACACGAACATGTTGAATCAGGTAACCCGCTTACTCCTGATTATCTAAGCGGTACATACTACGATCTCGTAAAACTATATCATGGAGACGGCTTCGCGTGGAACAATGAAGATGATCTCATCGCAACCGAATGGTCAAGAATACCCCACCTGTATTACAACTTCTATGTATATAAATACGCAACAGGGCTCTCAGCGGCTGTCGACATCTCCTCAATGATTCTTGCCGGCAAACCCGGGGCAGTTGATAATTACATTGAATTTTTAAAGGGCGGATCATCCAAGCCACCGCTTGAACTCCTCAAAGGAACGGGTGTGGACCTTTCAACTCCCGAACCGGTGAATTATGCCCTTTCAAAAATGAAGGATACACTCGGGGAACTGGAGAAATTACTGGAGTAA
- a CDS encoding DUF116 domain-containing protein codes for MVVAMNNRKAFSEKEKEYSPGKTLILVPHCLQNHECPIRLTFNPDSCRRCGKCPIGKLLDIKDRFGTHFAIASGGTSARRIVEKTGPSLIVAVACPVDLSLGILDVHPITTVGVLNEWRNGPCFDTWVNTEELEAALEMFLN; via the coding sequence ATGGTGGTGGCAATGAACAACCGGAAGGCGTTCTCTGAAAAAGAAAAGGAATACAGCCCGGGAAAAACTTTGATTCTTGTGCCACACTGCCTTCAGAACCACGAATGTCCCATCAGGCTTACCTTCAATCCCGATTCATGCAGAAGATGCGGAAAATGCCCCATCGGGAAACTTCTGGACATTAAAGACCGTTTCGGAACACATTTCGCTATCGCGTCCGGAGGTACTTCAGCAAGAAGGATAGTGGAAAAAACCGGGCCTTCACTTATTGTAGCTGTAGCCTGTCCCGTAGATCTTTCCCTGGGAATTCTGGATGTGCACCCCATAACAACTGTGGGTGTTCTTAACGAATGGCGCAATGGTCCCTGCTTCGACACCTGGGTCAACACAGAAGAACTGGAAGCCGCTTTGGAGATGTTCCTGAACTGA
- the fmt gene encoding methionyl-tRNA formyltransferase, giving the protein MRIIFFGTSSFALPCLKKLIESEHEIPCVVSRPARPAGRGKILRQPPVSKYANEEQLVIHQPEKLTGSFIENLRSLEPDVMVSAAYGGWLPEKLLELSPLGVINIHPSLLPEYRGAAPIARAILDGREETGISFMLTDSGWDTGPVIAVYPEKILSDDTSGSLEERLSVKAAEKILSVIDGYSGGKLIYRSQTGEAIYAEKITTDETWLDWNMPAEYLERKVRAFQPSPGARTAYSGKTMKISAAKVSGYSADPGEIVIRDGIFLVGCGGEASLEICRIQPASKRVMSVDEYLRGARMKTGDRLGRT; this is encoded by the coding sequence ATGAGAATCATTTTTTTCGGGACTTCTTCTTTCGCTCTGCCATGCCTGAAAAAACTGATTGAATCGGAGCATGAAATTCCGTGTGTTGTTTCAAGGCCAGCAAGACCTGCGGGCAGGGGCAAAATATTGCGTCAGCCTCCCGTAAGTAAGTATGCCAATGAGGAGCAGCTTGTAATCCATCAGCCTGAGAAGCTGACCGGGAGTTTTATCGAAAACCTGAGGTCGTTGGAACCGGATGTAATGGTGTCGGCCGCTTACGGTGGCTGGCTTCCGGAGAAACTTCTGGAATTATCTCCGCTTGGCGTGATCAACATCCATCCTTCCCTTCTGCCTGAATACAGGGGAGCCGCCCCTATAGCAAGAGCAATACTCGATGGCAGGGAGGAGACAGGTATCTCGTTCATGCTTACTGACAGCGGATGGGATACGGGACCCGTGATAGCTGTCTACCCGGAAAAAATTCTTTCGGACGACACCTCAGGTTCACTTGAGGAAAGGCTTTCAGTGAAAGCCGCGGAGAAAATTCTATCCGTTATCGATGGGTATTCCGGTGGAAAGCTGATTTACCGGAGCCAGACAGGTGAAGCGATTTACGCCGAGAAAATCACAACAGATGAAACCTGGCTGGATTGGAACATGCCTGCTGAATACCTTGAGAGGAAGGTAAGGGCTTTTCAGCCCTCTCCCGGAGCAAGGACTGCATACTCCGGGAAAACCATGAAGATATCAGCCGCGAAGGTATCTGGATACAGCGCGGATCCCGGTGAGATAGTTATCAGAGACGGCATTTTCCTCGTAGGGTGCGGGGGAGAGGCATCTCTGGAAATCTGCAGGATTCAGCCTGCCTCAAAAAGAGTTATGAGTGTGGATGAATATCTCCGGGGTGCCAGAATGAAAACCGGTGACAGGCTTGGAAGAACTTAA
- the def gene encoding peptide deformylase — translation MSVRKLQYYGSKILRNKSRDIDISSEKDFLQSLLSDMLEILRTKRGLGLAAPQAGENVRVFILNSEELNLRGHSVFINPEVTTSGPLCKDEEGCLSIPDIFELIRRPYKTTVTACDLSGERFSLDLDDYAARAVQHETDHLNGILFVDKLSPIRKRLIRKKLAEIKREHGQDSRIL, via the coding sequence ATGTCAGTAAGAAAACTTCAGTATTACGGTTCGAAAATACTGAGAAACAAATCCAGGGATATTGACATATCTTCGGAGAAGGATTTTCTTCAATCCCTGCTTTCGGACATGCTCGAGATATTGAGAACGAAAAGAGGTCTCGGTCTCGCAGCCCCGCAGGCGGGAGAAAATGTAAGGGTATTCATACTCAATTCCGAAGAACTCAATTTGAGAGGTCATTCAGTATTCATCAACCCGGAGGTCACGACATCGGGGCCTCTTTGTAAGGATGAGGAGGGATGCCTGAGTATCCCCGATATATTTGAGTTGATCAGAAGACCTTACAAAACAACAGTTACTGCGTGCGATCTTTCCGGAGAGCGTTTCTCTCTTGATCTTGATGATTACGCGGCACGGGCTGTTCAGCACGAGACCGACCACCTTAACGGTATTCTGTTCGTTGATAAGCTCAGCCCCATCAGGAAGCGGCTGATCAGGAAAAAACTGGCGGAGATCAAACGGGAGCACGGTCAGGACAGCAGGATTCTCTGA
- the yajC gene encoding preprotein translocase subunit YajC encodes MGGGGIMSFLPMIAIIAIFYFLMIRPQQKQAKMLKQMRGALKKDDRVVTSGGIHGVITNLKGDDVVTVRIADGVKIDVDRGSLQIETAGEEVSK; translated from the coding sequence ATGGGCGGAGGGGGGATCATGAGTTTTCTTCCCATGATCGCCATTATAGCGATATTCTACTTCCTGATGATTCGTCCTCAGCAGAAGCAGGCCAAGATGCTAAAGCAAATGCGCGGTGCACTGAAAAAGGATGACAGGGTAGTAACGAGCGGTGGCATACACGGTGTCATAACTAATCTCAAAGGTGATGATGTTGTTACGGTAAGAATCGCCGACGGAGTCAAGATCGACGTAGACAGAGGCTCTCTTCAGATTGAGACAGCCGGCGAAGAAGTATCTAAATAG
- a CDS encoding permease-like cell division protein FtsX: MIHLIKNVIREGLLNIWGKLGSFLITLLMVSLSFMVFDIFLVVSWNMETVLQNEQENVGIEVFLSDNITEVEAVTLADIISELEGVRSVYYVSPSEAEAVFRADLPEQADLLTLLGPQFHLPASIQIALHHDYRTSEKVGSLARAVSGMDGVEDVVYGKEYLPGLTSAVDILGKLVLLAGIVLAASLSLVVANTVRLAVAKRALTVQIMSIVGAPGWFVRMPFLGEGLITGIAGSTGSLLLTRAVSLMLSSSVPHEFLPGKWIMLVLILGASAGVAGSWLGMRSGIPKPRS; encoded by the coding sequence ATGATTCATCTTATTAAGAATGTAATTCGCGAGGGGTTGTTGAACATTTGGGGGAAGCTGGGTTCATTTCTGATAACACTCCTTATGGTAAGCCTGTCTTTCATGGTTTTTGACATTTTTCTGGTAGTATCCTGGAATATGGAAACAGTGCTTCAGAACGAACAGGAAAACGTTGGAATAGAAGTCTTTCTTTCGGATAACATTACCGAAGTTGAAGCGGTTACTCTTGCTGATATCATATCCGAACTGGAGGGTGTGAGATCGGTTTACTACGTATCCCCTTCGGAGGCGGAAGCTGTTTTCAGAGCTGATCTGCCTGAGCAGGCCGACCTTCTTACACTCTTAGGTCCCCAATTCCATCTTCCGGCCTCTATCCAGATCGCTCTTCATCATGATTACAGAACTTCTGAAAAGGTTGGGAGCCTTGCCAGAGCTGTATCCGGGATGGATGGTGTAGAGGATGTGGTTTACGGTAAGGAGTACCTGCCCGGTTTAACGAGCGCGGTAGATATCCTTGGAAAGCTGGTATTGCTCGCCGGGATTGTTCTTGCGGCGAGCCTTTCACTTGTTGTGGCTAACACAGTAAGACTTGCCGTTGCGAAGAGGGCGCTAACAGTTCAAATAATGAGTATAGTAGGAGCACCGGGATGGTTTGTCAGAATGCCGTTCCTTGGTGAGGGACTGATTACAGGTATTGCCGGGTCTACCGGCAGTCTGTTGTTAACAAGGGCAGTTTCCTTGATGTTATCGTCCAGTGTGCCCCATGAATTTTTACCCGGAAAATGGATAATGCTGGTTCTCATTCTGGGAGCTTCCGCAGGTGTTGCCGGAAGCTGGTTAGGTATGAGATCCGGTATTCCAAAACCTCGATCCTGA
- a CDS encoding ATP-binding cassette domain-containing protein encodes MITFQNVSRFYSEWPALENINIQIEQGEFLIISGPSGAGKTTLFRQIWMGDLPSSGTVEVAGFSSDRIRRSDLPLLRRKLGIVFQDFRLLPDRTVFDNVALPLQVAGTSPKAARRRVFSLLSEMELNHRRGSYPHELSGGEQQRVAIARAMVAHPVILLADEPTGNLDPEVSRRVIDLLIEINRSGTAVILATHDPRQVPAGTARFLYLDRGHLANPNSWDGYRQL; translated from the coding sequence ATAATCACCTTCCAGAATGTCAGCAGGTTTTACAGCGAGTGGCCAGCCCTCGAGAATATCAACATTCAGATTGAACAGGGAGAATTCCTGATAATATCAGGACCCAGCGGCGCAGGCAAAACTACTCTTTTCAGACAGATATGGATGGGAGATCTTCCAAGCTCAGGCACGGTTGAGGTAGCCGGATTCAGTTCCGACCGGATAAGAAGAAGTGATCTTCCTCTTCTCAGACGGAAACTTGGTATTGTATTCCAGGATTTCCGGCTTCTTCCGGATAGAACCGTATTCGATAACGTTGCTTTGCCACTTCAGGTTGCCGGGACTTCACCGAAGGCTGCGCGAAGGAGGGTATTCTCCCTTTTGTCAGAGATGGAGCTTAATCACAGAAGAGGTTCGTATCCACATGAGCTTTCCGGCGGAGAGCAGCAGAGAGTGGCCATTGCAAGGGCCATGGTAGCGCATCCTGTAATACTCCTTGCTGACGAACCGACCGGAAACCTTGATCCGGAAGTTTCACGAAGGGTAATTGACCTGCTGATCGAGATAAACAGGTCGGGTACCGCGGTTATTCTTGCCACTCATGATCCGCGGCAGGTGCCCGCCGGAACCGCAAGGTTTCTCTACCTTGACAGGGGACATCTGGCAAATCCCAATTCCTGGGACGGGTACAGACAATTATGA